The Ptychodera flava strain L36383 chromosome 7, AS_Pfla_20210202, whole genome shotgun sequence DNA window AGATCAAAAGCGAGGTGTACGTGGTATGCAGTATGCTGGACACAGTTATCAGGGATTGTACTATTTTCCTCGGGCTGGCTACTTTTCAAAGTTAGTAGCCCGGATCATAGTGCCTGATGGTTATTGGCTGTAGGTAgataaaaacaaagaaacaaacaaaaagcagCATGTGTATCTTTATTCAAAATGAATTTTACCATTTATAGAAGTATGATAGCTCTGAATAATTAAAGGTCATGTGTACATTGCTTCGCAGGTTTtataatttgtcaaattgaaaCTGACACGAGATGAGTGtgcgttttgttttgtttttctcaggGTCGTTGATCTGCCATCGCCTGCAGGTGCCATTGTCTCAAACTCAGTAGACATGGCCAAATGGTTAAAATTTCACATTGCCAGAGGGAAGAACGAGAAAGGTGAACAAGTTGTCGACACCGACCTGCTGGTGGACACCTACCGGCCAAATAATGTATTCCCCAGTGGTCCACAGACACGGCCTTTGTTTCCAGTCGCTGATACCATGCCGACCTATGCCAGTGGGTGGGCCAATGAGATGTATagaggtaaacccatgtatgtatgtatgtacggtgtgtatgtatgtatgtttggtatgtatgtatgtatgtatgtatgtatgtatgtatatgtatgtatatgtatgtatgtatgtatgtatgtatgtatgtatgtatgtatgtatgtatgtatgtatgtatgtatgtatgtatgtatgtgtttatgtttacgtatggatgaatggatggatggatactgcgtatatattgttgtaaagtTACCATTATTCTGAGAACTTTGTGCCGATTCCATTCTTTGCATGATTATCTTGTAGGGTATCCAAAAGTTTACCACGATGGCAGCTTGGGTGGTTATAATTCTGGAATCTCTGTGTTCCATACGGGAAATATCGGCATTGTCACTCTCATTAATGGTCCATACACGCAGGACGCCGTCAACGGCATGTCCCATATACACAGCTACGCGGCAGACCTACTGCTCGGAGAGGAGCCTTGGTTGAACGTGAGCACGGCGTGCAGTTACCCCTACCCTTGGTATCCACCGTCAAATACCTTAGGGAATGGCTTTCAAACAACTCTAGAGAGAAAATTTGGATTTAATAGGTCGGTCAGAAAAGCGGCAAAAGAAGACATCCGGGGACGTAAAGATCGTTTATCGATCAGACGTTCTAACAAGGTGTCACAGTTTGGAGCCGAACGGGACACGTTCATGAACCACAACGTCCACAGCAAAGTATCAAACCTCAGTCTAGCCGATGAGAGAAGGCCATTTCACCGCTCAGGTCATGCTGGACACCTTCACACTGTCCGTACTAATACCAAGTTCGAAGTCGAAAAACTAATTCACGCCATAAGACAGCGGAACGTTCAAACCAATCGTCCTTTGACGGACTACGCTGGAATGTACGGACATCTCTTATTGGGTAACCTCACCGTATTCATCGACGACCTGGACGGCAACTTACACTACGATTATGGTCTCTTCGGTCGAGGCGTTCTGCATCCTTACCTGGAAGACACATTCCTCTTCACCATGGACACGGAGATGTGGTACCTGTACCCTGCAACCGGAATGTTTATGCAGTTCTTCCCTTCCAATAGGGATGGCAATGACGTCATAGACAGAGTTGTCTTCCCGACAGACAATGGTGCGTTATTTGAACGGGATTTGAAACTGCCCGATGGTAGACGCAAGCCTTGACTATTGCCGTACGATTGGAAGCAAACGACGACTTCTGTTAAACGATTAAAATAGTACTTGTCGTAATGCAGACCTATTTCTTATTGTTTCCATTTTTCCTTAGCAAAAAGGCTGCATGATTTGCCGgacaaaatctgcaatttaGAGAAAATGTCATTCAACTCATTTTACCGATTAAAAGACACAGATTTGTAACATTGTATAACTATTTTACTCATATATCTTGATTGTTGTCTGTTTTCGGTAATCATGACAATAAACTGTGCATCTGTATACCTGACCTGTCTTTATCTTGGTTTTTCATGCTTGAACCTCGTGGAGTAACAAATATATGAACGGCTTAATTTTGATACAaccaaaatgtatttttccaCACAGGGATGGCGCCCGTTTTGAATTTCTCGTGTATGGaaatattgtgtaatttgttgATGTAAAGTGTGCATAGAGTGGCTCTTTTAACGATGGCGAGTAAGCATGACATACATTCACGTGACATGACCTTTGTCAGTGAAATAATCGACTGATGGTTCGTCCTCGTACGCTATCCAAATAGCATCGCGGGATTGTCAACAAGACGAACGTGGCGATTGGTTTACCTGTTTTACAGGTAGAATTAATTTCTTTCAGAGTGCGGCCTGTCGATGATCCATAATGAATTATAATCTTttgaaaggaaagaaaaaaattatgaaaaacaaaTCAAGCATTACTTCTGCTTCTGAGCGCGATGGTTGATAAGCACTTCTCTAACCTAGTAAACGACACAGCTCATCGACACTGTGACCGTACGTGGTGACCGATGGTCAGCGAAAAAATGATCAAACCGTGAGTAAGCTTACAACTTACAACCTGAGGGATTCCGAAATCAACCGACGCACTTCCTAACTAGCCGACGAAGTACTAAAATGTTTTAGTATCAATTTAATCACTCTTTGAAAATATTGAGGCCGACATGGCCATCTCCCTTCTTATGTCTATGCTTCCGATAATTGATTAACAGATAACAATACATTTATTGTTGCAGACgatttttctaattttcttaTTAGACTACTTACAAACGATTCGCCTGAGTATTTCTCAGGTGACACCCGTGGGTTTGTGTAAAGCCGTAGAGTTGACATGAACTCAGTGACCTCATTTAGCATTTAATACTTAACCAGCACGAATACTGCCAATAAGTACACAGTCCCTGCTTGCTGGTCGCAGGTACAGACGTCAGAAGCAACTCGCGGTTCAAATGGCTCGCTTTCTTCCATTGTTACTATCAGTCGTCGCTGTTAGCGTCTGTTGGGCATGCCGCGAGACTGAAAACGGCTTCGACTGTGCCCAACTGGACGAGTTCATCGCCGGGGTCATGGAATGCAAGAAGATCCCGGGAATGTCTGTTGCCTTGGTCAAGGAACAGGACACAGTGCTGACCAAAGGTTACGGTTTGGCCGACATCGATAAAGGCATCCCTGTAGGGGAGGAGACCCTGTTCCCCATTGCGTCGATGACCAAGGCATTCACTGCAAACTTGTGGGCCAGCTTGCTCGAGGACCTCGAAGACATCTCGACTAAGACGCCACTCAGAGACGTACTGGGGTCATGGTTCAATTTAACGGACGATTTCCGCACTGAACAAATCACACTGCTCGATACATTCTCGCACAGAGCCGGATTAAACGACTTCAACTTGTTCTTAACTGGCTTTGGCATTGACATGGAGAGAGATGAATACATCAGGTAAACCCATCAGTGTTTCAAATCAGTAAACAGAAAATACTCTGCTAATATTGTGGTTGCAACAGTAACTATATAATGGATACAAAGGTCAATGCAGGTAAAATCAAGTCACGGGGTTATCCGACCGTAATAGATTTCGTTTTTAAAGGCTAGTAGCGTTgactttttataattttttcactagttttgttttgtatgtcaattaaaagttattgttctactccctgaaagCATGCTTTAACACCGTTGTCCACACAGCATCTCTATGTGTAAAGAAATGCAACATtattgtttcaaattacgtttgaattctagtccggaccagaattcattaaTTGTCAACAGCGGTAATGCAGTCACGGTCTACACATGCACAGGCTGAGTTGAAAAGCTCAACACTGTATCTCAAAATGCTTGGGGAGTAGAACTGGAATCTGTTTAGTtgacataaaaaacataaattAGAGAAAAAGCATTAACAGATGCAACAACTAGCCCTTCAAAGAAGGTCGCCGATTTTTTATCGCCAAAGTCAGGTGACTGATCACAAATTTAAGATCACATTAGTAAAACATTTATACAATGATTTTTCATATCGTTTAAATAGGAGGTTGCAATACGGTGAAGAAATATTCCCGTTTCGCACCAACTACCTGTACAGCAACATGATGTTCACGCTAGCTGGCTATGTCTCAGAGTACCTCGAACAGACCGACTGGGAATCTCTCATGCAAGAGCGAATCCTCGACGCGCTGGACATGACGTCATCTACGTTCTGCGAGCACATCATCGAGCGAGAAGAGGGCGTCGCTCAACCCTACGTCTACAACTTCAGCGGGAATTATTATATTCCTCTCGACAAAGACGTATTAAGGTAAGAGAAAAAAAGTTCGATTCCTGAACGTTTTGCTGGGGAGATTTAGAATAAAGTTGTGAAGAATACACTTATAATTTATTCGAAATCTTCGACACTTAAGAATGTCATAGTTACTTAAAAATCCCAACTGATTACATGCGACGTTTTTCAAAGTGTAGATGATCTTACATTACCGTATATGACCCTATAATTCATTGTTATAAGACGAAAAAGAAACGAaagcttcgaaagtgaaagacttaaacttttgctcaaacttttattTAAGGACTCATtttaccattctctttcaaaatcaagaataaaaataggtggccaccgtgcaaattttggtactagagaaacaaataacccaagatatATTTACGGAtctctaaaattcaaaatggccgccatccctgtattaattctatgaagaaaaataatattttcaaatttcgaaaaactaagctggtaaaactttttcttacaccaagagctttaaaatgaacccccacatgtggtataccagaaataaactgtaaaagtttgagagtccaaatatctgtccccgaggcgcgttctaccttaaatgacaCTGAATTCGGTTACCCACACCACTCTGTATTACATACGCTCACAGGCTCTTTTACATGTATTCTCGCTTGCGTGTTTTGAATCGGACGCGAAGACTTAAATCGTTAAAAGCGTACAGATGGAGGAATTGCCACTTTGCTTTGAGATAAGGATGTTTAGGCAgacacaaaatgcaaaattggcAGTTGACTGTAAGCATTTTctcgaaaaaaatatttacacataAAAATGTGACTTTGGCAGTTCACCATTGTTGTATATTGTCAAGCAAAGTGTTGAAAAGTCGGTGTGATCGGTGAGCACATATGATGGTCAATAAGCAGAATAGCTACATTTATAGCTAACGTTGCGTTGTTAAGTTGAAATGAGGTCcagctgccgaaatggcagtcttgcctggaGGACCGTCTCAGGGCAAAAGAGGATAGGACAAGCCTAAACAATGACCTCTTGATCCCCGCCACAGGCAGtggcgctgtatgaacgtttgcaggagataaaattccttactaTTGTGACTTCTTATCCCATAACAATGTTTCTTTACATCGTACTAGGGTTGTCGAACTACCGTCTCCAGCGGGCGCCATCGTGTCAAATGCTGTGGATATGGCTAAATGGTTGAAGTACCAAGTTGCCAGGGGCAAGAACGAACGGGGCCAACAAGTGGTTGACACCGACCTATTAGTTGATACCTACCTACCGAATAATATATTTCCGAGTGGTCCACAGACGCGGCCTATGTTTCCCGTCGCCGATTCGATGCCAACCTATGCGAGTGGCTGGATCAATGAGATGTACAGAGGTAAGAAAAGGGTTTCACAATATCTTAGCATATGAGCTTAAAATCACCAGATGGACATTTCAGGCACATTTCTACATCATTAATTGTTCTCGTCTCTGTTTCTTAATGGCTAATTTGTGATTATGGTAGTTACAAAATAAATGTGCAGGCCAGTGAAATTGAGTTTCTAACGGAATTAAATGATAGGGGCTAAGGAGATGAAATGTATTACTCTTaaacacgagagagagagagagagagagagagagagagagagagagagagagaagagagagagagagagagagagagagagagagagagactgacagacagacagagacagacagacagagacagacagacagacagacaggtcgGAACAAACAGACATAAAGCCTGGaaaggggagggagggagggagggagggagagagagagagagctcaaTGCCATCTGCCTTGGAATAATCTTCGATGGCCTTATTTTATTTATGCACTTTTTTCCACCACTGTCGTTATGATATTTGCTTATTCCCGTACAACGATCGAAaaaacaatatacatgtatgctttaCAACGAACAAGCGCATATCCAGGGGCTATTGGAAAATGCCCTCGAGGTGTTGAATTTGATATCGCCATGTAAGTGATCTTTCACTAAGCATGTATAAAGATATTCAGCCAAACGGGCCATCACGgttattttgtcatttctatGACAATATAATTGGACTACAGCCATCACATACTCTGTGCGTATAGCACCGTAATTGAATGTGACGACTTGTGTTCTGTGTTACATTTTACAGGGTATCCCAAGGTCTTCCACGATGGTAGCTTAGGAGGCTTCAATTCTGGAATGTCGGTGTTCCACACTGGAAATATTGGAATTTTCACAGCCATAAACGGCCCCCACACGGCAGACGCCATCAACGGCATGTTCCGTATCCACAGCTACGCCGCAGACTTATTGCTCGGTGAGGAACCGTGGCTGAATGTGAGTACGGCGTGCAGCTACCCCTACCCGTGGTATCCCCGGCGGGTGCATCTGAAAATACAGAGAATGACATTCCTAAAAGCGAAGACCATAATTCTGGTTTGATCAAGGCACTCCACAAAGTAGAAAAAGAAGACAGAAGAAGCCGTAAAGATCGTCTGTCCATCAAGCACCCAAACAGCGTGTCATGGTTTGCGGCTGACCGAGAGACACTGCACAGGAACACAGGTAAGGGAGCAAGAGTGAAGGGGAGACCAGCCG harbors:
- the LOC139136204 gene encoding uncharacterized protein, with protein sequence MYSNQMFTLAGYVAEYLKETDWASLMKERVLDALNMTSSTFCEHIVEREEGVAHPYVYNFSGNYYIRLEKVILRVVDLPSPAGAIVSNSVDMAKWLKFHIARGKNEKGEQVVDTDLLVDTYRPNNVFPSGPQTRPLFPVADTMPTYASGWANEMYRGYPKVYHDGSLGGYNSGISVFHTGNIGIVTLINGPYTQDAVNGMSHIHSYAADLLLGEEPWLNVSTACSYPYPWYPPSNTLGNGFQTTLERKFGFNRSVRKAAKEDIRGRKDRLSIRRSNKVSQFGAERDTFMNHNVHSKVSNLSLADERRPFHRSGHAGHLHTVRTNTKFEVEKLIHAIRQRNVQTNRPLTDYAGMYGHLLLGNLTVFIDDLDGNLHYDYGLFGRGVLHPYLEDTFLFTMDTEMWYLYPATGMFMQFFPSNRDGNDVIDRVVFPTDNGALFERDLKLPDGRRKP
- the LOC139137274 gene encoding uncharacterized protein; its protein translation is MARFLPLLLSVVAVSVCWACRETENGFDCAQLDEFIAGVMECKKIPGMSVALVKEQDTVLTKGYGLADIDKGIPVGEETLFPIASMTKAFTANLWASLLEDLEDISTKTPLRDVLGSWFNLTDDFRTEQITLLDTFSHRAGLNDFNLFLTGFGIDMERDEYIRRLQYGEEIFPFRTNYLYSNMMFTLAGYVSEYLEQTDWESLMQERILDALDMTSSTFCEHIIEREEGVAQPYVYNFSGNYYIPLDKDVLRVVELPSPAGAIVSNAVDMAKWLKYQVARGKNERGQQVVDTDLLVDTYLPNNIFPSGPQTRPMFPVADSMPTYASGWINEMYRGYPKVFHDGSLGGFNSGMSVFHTGNIGIFTAINGPHTADAINGMFRIHSYAADLLLGEEPWLNVSTACSYPYPWYPRRVHLKIQRMTFLKAKTIILV